The Marivivens sp. LCG002 genome contains a region encoding:
- a CDS encoding alpha/beta hydrolase, translated as MTLETLKPLIYIAVATLSLAFLASCGAGQRAKEAEREFPPTGQILDVDGVRIHARVEGNGPDLVLIHGASGSTRDMAFTLLPLLKDRYRVILFDRPGLGYSGRTDPAYEAAFTSKAESPQEQAEVLVKAAKMLGADRPIVLGHSYGGAVALAWATYHPENIAGLVDVAGVALPWPGTLGPLYQINGSALGGALVVPLISALTPQSVVKSAINGLFEPETPPQGYADAVGAPLTLRTDTFRANARQVNSLRPHIVEMSKDYDRLAGLPIEIIHGTADDTVPIQIHSRPLAERLPHIRLTEIEGGSHMIHHTHPQSIIQAIDRTARAAGLR; from the coding sequence ATGACATTGGAAACGCTTAAACCCCTGATTTATATCGCTGTCGCGACTTTGTCGTTGGCCTTTCTCGCTTCTTGCGGTGCGGGTCAACGTGCCAAGGAGGCAGAGCGCGAATTCCCGCCCACGGGCCAGATCCTCGATGTCGACGGTGTGCGCATCCATGCACGGGTCGAAGGCAACGGCCCCGATCTTGTGCTGATCCACGGCGCGTCGGGAAGCACGCGGGACATGGCGTTTACGCTTCTTCCCTTGTTGAAGGATCGGTATCGGGTCATTCTGTTCGACCGTCCGGGGCTTGGCTACAGTGGGCGCACCGATCCTGCCTATGAGGCCGCCTTCACCAGCAAAGCAGAGAGCCCGCAAGAACAGGCCGAGGTTCTCGTCAAAGCCGCAAAGATGTTGGGCGCGGATCGACCGATCGTATTGGGGCATTCTTACGGCGGTGCGGTTGCTCTGGCCTGGGCGACCTATCATCCCGAAAACATTGCCGGACTTGTCGATGTTGCGGGGGTTGCACTGCCTTGGCCAGGGACTCTTGGTCCGCTCTATCAGATCAACGGATCGGCACTCGGCGGGGCACTTGTCGTGCCTTTGATCAGCGCGTTGACGCCGCAAAGCGTGGTCAAGTCCGCAATCAACGGGCTTTTCGAGCCGGAAACGCCTCCTCAAGGGTATGCCGATGCCGTGGGGGCACCTCTCACACTGCGGACCGATACCTTCCGCGCCAATGCCCGTCAGGTGAACTCGCTGCGTCCCCATATCGTCGAGATGTCCAAAGACTATGATCGTCTTGCCGGGCTTCCGATCGAGATCATCCACGGTACCGCAGATGATACCGTGCCGATCCAGATCCATTCTCGTCCGCTGGCCGAGCGGCTCCCGCATATCCGGCTGACCGAGATCGAAGGCGGTAGCCATATGATCCACCACACCCATCCGCAGAGTATTATTCAGGCAATCGACCGCACGGCACGCGCCGCCGGATTGCGCTAG
- the ppk2 gene encoding polyphosphate kinase 2 translates to MDLPFDGAISAFHKNEAPEDIRAAIASAGKNDIHDDDFPYAERMKRSVYDPEMAALQIELVRLQHWAKEQGERIVVVFEGRDAAGKGGTIERFRENLNPRGARTVALSKPSETEAGQWYFQRYIDELPTSGEIVFFDRSWYNRGVVEKVFGFCTDEQRTKWFDQVVPFEKMLVDEGIRLFKVWLNVGRATQLQRFLDRESDPLKQWKLSWIDVEGLKKWDAYTVAIQETLALTHTAHAPWTVIRSDDKRRARLNAIRSVLSQIPYDRKDTAALGQVDPQIAGGPNLWHG, encoded by the coding sequence ATGGATTTACCATTCGATGGCGCAATTTCGGCGTTTCACAAGAACGAGGCGCCCGAAGACATCCGTGCCGCCATTGCCAGTGCTGGCAAGAACGATATTCACGACGATGATTTCCCTTATGCCGAGCGCATGAAGCGTTCTGTCTACGACCCCGAAATGGCCGCTCTCCAAATCGAGCTTGTCCGTTTGCAGCATTGGGCCAAAGAGCAAGGCGAACGGATCGTCGTCGTCTTCGAGGGGCGCGACGCTGCGGGCAAAGGAGGCACCATCGAAAGGTTTCGCGAAAACCTCAATCCACGCGGTGCGCGCACGGTCGCTCTTTCCAAACCTTCGGAAACCGAAGCGGGCCAATGGTATTTCCAGCGCTATATCGACGAACTTCCGACTTCTGGCGAAATCGTGTTCTTCGACAGAAGCTGGTATAACCGCGGCGTTGTCGAAAAAGTCTTCGGCTTTTGCACCGACGAGCAGCGTACAAAATGGTTCGATCAGGTCGTGCCCTTCGAAAAGATGCTGGTCGACGAAGGCATCCGTCTGTTCAAAGTCTGGCTCAATGTCGGACGAGCAACACAGCTTCAACGGTTCCTCGACCGCGAGAGCGACCCGCTCAAGCAATGGAAACTCAGCTGGATCGACGTCGAAGGTCTCAAGAAATGGGATGCCTATACCGTCGCCATTCAGGAAACCCTTGCGTTGACCCATACGGCGCATGCCCCTTGGACCGTCATTCGCTCGGACGATAAGCGGCGCGCGCGGCTCAATGCGATCCGCTCCGTTCTCTCGCAAATCCCCTATGACAGGAAAGACACCGCCGCACTTGGTCAGGTCGACCCCCAGATCGCAGGAGGTCCCAATCTCTGGCATGGTTAA
- a CDS encoding TetR/AcrR family transcriptional regulator: MVKRGYHHGNLREALVGACLKLIEEKGPTGFTLSEAAREAGVTPAAVYRHFEGREDLIAEAARQGYEIFADLMEHAYAKGQPSALASFEATGRAYLAFARRFPGHYVAMFESGISIQRTPELNTVARRALGVMEMAASDLSQHIPPEKRPPPQMFSAHIWAMSHGVVELFARGSPGTKSPFPPEDLLETGIGVYLRGLGLLPPDC; encoded by the coding sequence ATGGTTAAGCGCGGCTATCATCACGGCAACCTGCGAGAAGCATTGGTCGGGGCCTGTCTCAAGCTGATTGAGGAAAAGGGCCCGACGGGCTTCACCCTTTCCGAGGCAGCGCGCGAGGCGGGCGTCACGCCTGCCGCCGTGTATCGCCATTTCGAAGGCCGCGAGGATCTTATTGCCGAAGCTGCGCGTCAGGGTTACGAGATTTTCGCCGATCTCATGGAACATGCCTATGCCAAGGGGCAACCCTCGGCGCTCGCCAGTTTCGAGGCAACGGGACGCGCCTATCTTGCCTTTGCGCGGCGCTTTCCTGGGCATTATGTGGCGATGTTCGAAAGCGGTATCTCGATCCAGCGGACGCCCGAGCTGAACACGGTTGCCCGCCGTGCCCTCGGCGTCATGGAAATGGCAGCCTCGGATCTGAGCCAGCATATCCCGCCCGAGAAGCGACCACCGCCCCAGATGTTTTCGGCCCATATCTGGGCGATGAGCCACGGCGTCGTCGAACTCTTTGCGCGTGGCTCTCCGGGCACCAAGAGCCCCTTCCCGCCCGAGGATCTTCTCGAGACGGGGATCGGGGTCTATTTGCGTGGTCTCGGGCTTTTGCCGCCCGATTGTTGA
- the nirD gene encoding nitrite reductase small subunit NirD — translation MNAIAKTWIAIGSINDIPRQGARCVKNGEMTIAVFRTSDDRVFALEDRCPHKNGPLSQGIVHDGCVTCPLHNWVISLETGEAQGADSGQTKSFPVKIEGTSVLIGL, via the coding sequence ATGAACGCCATCGCCAAGACATGGATCGCGATCGGGTCGATCAACGACATTCCCCGCCAAGGCGCGCGCTGTGTCAAGAACGGGGAAATGACGATTGCGGTCTTTCGCACCTCGGATGATCGGGTCTTTGCGCTCGAAGACCGCTGCCCGCATAAAAACGGGCCTTTGAGCCAAGGCATCGTGCATGATGGTTGCGTGACCTGTCCGCTCCATAACTGGGTGATCTCGCTGGAAACAGGTGAGGCCCAAGGCGCGGACAGCGGTCAAACGAAAAGCTTCCCCGTCAAGATCGAAGGAACGAGTGTCCTGATCGGGCTTTGA
- the nirB gene encoding nitrite reductase large subunit NirB, protein MSKQRLVIIGNGMAPGRMLENLFGLTDAYDVTIFNAEPRVNYDRIMLSPVLSGEKSYADIIIHDEAWYSAHGITLYKGEKVVSIDRDARTVTSDRGASAAYDKLVIATGSSPFIIPVPGKDLDGVLAYRDLDDTEAMVAAAQKGGRAVVIGGGLLGLEAAAGLRLRGMEVTVIHLMPTLMERQLDTAAGFLLRRELESRGIEVICEANTKQILGKERVEGVELADGRIIDASLVVMAVGIRPNVQLAKDAGLEVNRGIVTDAIMRTSDPDIFALGECAEVGGMVYGLVAPLYRMAKAVAEELAGQASTGFIHAETPTKLKVTGVNLYSVGDFAEGPDREDIVLRDAVRGTYKRIILKDNKVIGAVLYGDVADGAWYNELLKSGESIAERRDTLIFGQAYQGGGATDPFAAVAELGDDAEICGCNGISKGMIVAAIKDKGLSSLADVRAHTKASASCGTCTGLVETLMGLTLGDSFVVPEAQGMCPCTTHSHAHVRRLIKAKELKSIPEVMQELEWSTPEGCAKCRPALNYYLVADWPGEYQDDQQSRFINERVHANIQKDGTYSVVPRMFGGLTTPDELRAIADVADKFNIPTVKVTGGQRIDLLGVKKEDLIPVWADLNKAGMISGAAYAKGLRTVKTCVGTEWCRFGTQDSTGLGVKLEKFLWGSWSPAKLKLAVTGCPRNCAEATCKDIGVICVDSGFEVVYGGAAGLHIQGTTPLGKVATEEECIEVIGALTQMYREQGFYLERIYKWADRVGYDHIREVIMTDLEARRAYYDRFVYSQQFAQVDPWAEFVEGKDAHEFAPLANIQLEAAE, encoded by the coding sequence ATGTCCAAACAACGCCTCGTCATCATCGGAAATGGAATGGCCCCAGGCCGTATGCTCGAAAACCTCTTCGGGTTGACCGATGCATATGACGTCACGATTTTCAACGCCGAGCCGCGCGTGAACTATGACCGCATCATGCTTTCACCTGTTCTGTCAGGGGAAAAGTCATATGCTGACATCATCATCCATGACGAAGCTTGGTATTCCGCCCACGGGATTACCCTCTACAAAGGGGAAAAGGTCGTCTCGATCGACCGCGATGCCCGCACGGTGACGTCGGACAGGGGCGCAAGTGCCGCCTATGACAAGCTGGTGATCGCGACGGGGTCCTCCCCCTTTATCATTCCCGTGCCGGGCAAAGATCTTGATGGTGTTCTGGCCTATCGTGATCTTGATGATACCGAAGCCATGGTGGCTGCCGCGCAAAAGGGCGGCCGCGCGGTGGTGATCGGCGGCGGTCTTCTGGGCCTCGAAGCCGCAGCGGGACTTCGGCTTCGGGGGATGGAGGTGACGGTTATCCATCTTATGCCGACCCTGATGGAGCGTCAGCTCGACACTGCTGCAGGGTTTCTTCTGCGGCGCGAGCTTGAGAGCCGCGGCATCGAAGTCATTTGTGAGGCGAATACCAAGCAAATCCTCGGCAAAGAGCGCGTCGAAGGGGTCGAGCTTGCCGATGGGCGGATCATCGACGCTTCGCTTGTGGTTATGGCGGTGGGCATTCGTCCGAATGTGCAACTGGCCAAGGACGCTGGGCTAGAGGTCAATCGCGGGATTGTGACGGATGCGATTATGCGCACCTCTGATCCCGATATCTTTGCGCTTGGCGAATGCGCCGAAGTCGGCGGGATGGTCTATGGCCTCGTGGCACCGCTCTACCGCATGGCCAAAGCGGTGGCAGAGGAACTCGCGGGACAGGCAAGCACGGGCTTTATCCACGCCGAGACACCGACCAAGCTCAAGGTCACGGGCGTCAACCTCTATTCGGTCGGGGATTTCGCAGAAGGACCTGACCGCGAGGATATCGTTCTGCGCGATGCAGTGCGTGGCACCTATAAGCGGATAATTCTAAAGGATAACAAAGTGATCGGCGCTGTTCTTTATGGCGATGTCGCCGATGGCGCATGGTATAATGAACTCCTTAAATCGGGCGAAAGCATCGCCGAGCGCCGTGACACCCTGATCTTTGGCCAAGCCTATCAGGGCGGCGGCGCGACCGATCCATTTGCAGCGGTTGCGGAACTTGGGGATGATGCCGAGATTTGCGGCTGCAACGGGATCAGCAAGGGGATGATCGTCGCCGCGATCAAGGACAAGGGACTTTCTTCGCTTGCCGATGTGCGCGCGCATACCAAGGCTTCGGCCTCTTGCGGGACATGCACGGGGCTGGTCGAAACCCTTATGGGGCTCACTCTGGGGGATAGCTTTGTCGTGCCCGAGGCCCAAGGCATGTGTCCCTGCACGACCCATAGCCACGCCCATGTGCGCCGCTTGATCAAGGCCAAAGAACTCAAATCCATTCCCGAGGTCATGCAGGAGCTGGAATGGTCCACGCCAGAGGGCTGCGCCAAGTGCCGTCCCGCGCTGAACTATTACCTCGTTGCGGATTGGCCAGGGGAATACCAAGACGACCAGCAATCGCGTTTTATCAACGAGCGGGTTCATGCCAACATTCAAAAGGACGGAACTTATTCTGTGGTGCCGCGCATGTTCGGCGGTCTCACCACACCTGACGAGCTTCGCGCAATTGCGGATGTGGCTGACAAGTTCAACATCCCGACGGTCAAAGTGACGGGCGGTCAGCGGATCGATTTGCTCGGGGTCAAGAAAGAGGACCTGATCCCCGTTTGGGCCGATTTGAACAAGGCGGGGATGATCTCGGGCGCAGCCTATGCCAAGGGGCTTCGGACGGTAAAAACCTGTGTCGGAACCGAATGGTGCCGCTTCGGAACGCAGGATTCGACAGGTCTCGGGGTAAAGCTTGAGAAGTTCCTCTGGGGGTCATGGTCCCCTGCAAAGCTCAAGCTTGCCGTCACGGGTTGCCCGCGTAACTGCGCCGAGGCGACTTGCAAGGACATCGGGGTGATCTGTGTCGATAGCGGGTTCGAGGTCGTCTATGGCGGGGCCGCGGGGCTTCATATCCAAGGCACCACGCCTTTGGGCAAGGTGGCGACCGAAGAGGAATGCATCGAAGTGATCGGTGCGCTAACGCAGATGTATCGCGAACAGGGCTTCTATCTTGAGCGGATCTATAAATGGGCCGACCGTGTGGGCTATGACCACATCAGAGAGGTGATCATGACCGACCTTGAAGCGCGCAGAGCCTATTACGACCGCTTTGTCTATTCCCAGCAATTTGCTCAGGTCGACCCATGGGCCGAATTCGTCGAGGGCAAAGACGCTCATGAATTCGCGCCGCTCGCAAACATCCAACTGGAGGCCGCAGAATGA
- the lpxB gene encoding lipid-A-disaccharide synthase gives MKAFVIAGEPSGDKLGGALMEGLRLRVPDITFEGVGGAEMSSHGLTSFFPMDELSIMGIAEVLPKYFHLKRRIRQTAEAVLASRPDVLITIDSPDFCLRVAKLVKIMRPDLRCVHYVAPTVWAWRPGRADKMAKVIDHVLALFPFEPPFMQAAGMDCDFVGHPVATEEIATQDEADAFRARIGGTGPLLLALPGSRRGEVTRLAERFGETVGIVAKQHPDLKVVLPCAAPVAPLVRELTTNWPVTPMLIDPITDPDARETKKAAFRAADVALAASGTVSLELAASGTPMVIAYDMNKVTRFMVKRLLRVDTVTLVNLVAENRTVPEFLGENCIPEGIAAALEKVLLAPEAQRDAMQLTMERLGAGGPPPGQRAADAILARL, from the coding sequence ATGAAGGCCTTTGTGATTGCGGGCGAGCCTTCGGGTGACAAGCTTGGCGGCGCCTTGATGGAAGGTCTAAGACTCCGCGTGCCCGACATAACCTTCGAAGGCGTTGGTGGGGCCGAGATGTCGAGCCACGGTTTGACCAGTTTTTTTCCGATGGACGAATTGTCGATCATGGGCATTGCCGAGGTGCTTCCGAAGTATTTCCATCTCAAGCGCCGCATTCGTCAGACAGCCGAGGCCGTGCTCGCCTCTCGGCCGGACGTGCTGATCACCATCGACAGCCCAGATTTTTGTTTGCGGGTCGCCAAATTGGTGAAAATCATGCGACCCGATTTGCGCTGCGTGCATTATGTGGCGCCCACGGTCTGGGCCTGGAGACCGGGCCGCGCGGACAAAATGGCCAAGGTGATCGACCACGTTCTTGCGCTCTTTCCGTTCGAGCCGCCCTTTATGCAGGCGGCCGGAATGGATTGCGATTTCGTCGGACACCCCGTTGCAACCGAAGAGATCGCAACCCAAGACGAGGCCGACGCCTTTCGCGCTCGGATCGGGGGAACGGGACCTTTGCTTCTAGCACTCCCCGGATCGCGTCGGGGCGAAGTCACCCGACTTGCCGAAAGGTTCGGCGAAACCGTTGGGATTGTGGCCAAACAGCACCCTGATCTCAAGGTGGTGCTGCCCTGTGCCGCGCCTGTTGCGCCGCTGGTGCGCGAACTCACAACGAACTGGCCCGTGACGCCGATGCTGATCGATCCCATCACCGACCCCGACGCACGAGAGACCAAGAAAGCCGCCTTCCGCGCGGCCGATGTCGCGCTTGCCGCCAGCGGCACGGTGAGCCTTGAACTGGCGGCCTCAGGCACGCCGATGGTCATTGCCTATGACATGAACAAGGTGACGCGGTTCATGGTCAAACGCTTGTTGCGCGTCGACACGGTGACGCTCGTCAATCTTGTTGCCGAGAACCGAACCGTGCCGGAATTCCTTGGTGAAAATTGCATTCCCGAGGGGATTGCCGCCGCGCTGGAAAAGGTTCTGCTTGCGCCCGAAGCCCAACGCGATGCGATGCAGCTGACGATGGAGCGGCTGGGGGCAGGCGGTCCGCCACCGGGACAACGGGCGGCTGATGCGATTTTGGCTCGGCTGTGA
- the lpxI gene encoding UDP-2,3-diacylglucosamine diphosphatase LpxI (LpxI, functionally equivalent to LpxH, replaces it in LPS biosynthesis in a minority of bacteria.) has product MLALIAGRGRLPRILFDRSGGKDVVVAALEGCEPDGLDVGLSFRIERLGSFLKELGKLGVTDVCFAGGIDRPQLNPTKIDAATLPLVPRMLKALGQGDDAALRIVLATFEEKGFRIRAAHELAPDLIPPLGVLGRHKRPKHSTEDIDKAREIAALLGSADIGQACIVRRRQALALEAMPGTAHMLASVVGLGTGGILFKAPKPSQDRRIDLPAVGPDTLEQAARAGLEGVVLAEGGVMIIDRAATIEAADRLGLFLEVVPS; this is encoded by the coding sequence ATGCTTGCTCTCATCGCAGGCCGAGGACGATTGCCGCGTATTCTCTTTGACCGCTCGGGCGGCAAAGATGTCGTGGTCGCTGCCTTGGAAGGGTGCGAACCCGATGGACTTGATGTCGGGCTATCGTTTCGGATCGAGCGGCTTGGGAGCTTTCTCAAGGAACTCGGCAAACTCGGCGTGACGGATGTGTGTTTCGCGGGCGGAATCGACCGTCCGCAGCTCAATCCGACCAAGATCGACGCCGCGACTTTGCCCTTGGTGCCGCGCATGCTCAAAGCCTTGGGGCAGGGCGATGATGCCGCCCTTCGGATCGTGCTCGCCACCTTCGAGGAAAAGGGATTCCGTATCCGCGCGGCGCACGAGCTCGCGCCTGATCTGATCCCGCCTCTCGGGGTTCTGGGCCGTCACAAGAGGCCCAAGCACAGCACTGAGGACATCGACAAGGCCCGAGAGATCGCCGCGCTTCTCGGCTCTGCCGATATCGGGCAAGCCTGTATTGTGCGGCGCCGTCAGGCGCTCGCTCTCGAGGCGATGCCAGGGACGGCACATATGCTCGCTAGCGTGGTCGGCCTTGGAACGGGCGGTATTCTGTTCAAAGCGCCGAAGCCATCGCAGGACCGCCGCATCGACCTTCCTGCCGTCGGTCCCGATACCTTGGAGCAAGCGGCGCGCGCAGGGCTCGAAGGGGTCGTTCTTGCAGAAGGCGGCGTCATGATCATCGACCGCGCCGCAACGATCGAGGCGGCGGATCGGCTCGGGCTCTTTCTTGAAGTGGTGCCGTCATGA
- the lpxA gene encoding acyl-ACP--UDP-N-acetylglucosamine O-acyltransferase has protein sequence MSASIHPSAIIEEGAVIGAGCEIGPFCVIGPEVVLGQNVVLKSHVVITGNTHIGDDSVVFSFSVIGEIPQDLKFGGEKTSLRIGARNRIREHVTINTGTAGGGGVTRIGDDCLLMAGCHIAHDAHLGNRVIIVNSTAIAGHCIIEDDVIVGGLCGVHQFVRIGRGAIIGALTMVTNDVIPHALVQAPRGKLDGLNLVGLKRRGVDRSDITALRAAFQMLKDGEGTFLERAERLKHESESTYVQEMVEFILGHSDRSFLTPS, from the coding sequence ATGAGCGCCAGCATACATCCTTCTGCGATCATCGAAGAGGGCGCTGTGATCGGCGCGGGCTGCGAGATCGGCCCGTTCTGCGTCATAGGCCCCGAGGTCGTTCTTGGGCAGAATGTCGTTCTCAAGTCCCATGTGGTGATCACCGGCAATACGCATATTGGTGACGACTCGGTCGTGTTCTCTTTCTCGGTGATTGGAGAGATCCCGCAGGATCTCAAGTTCGGCGGCGAAAAGACCTCGCTCCGGATCGGCGCAAGAAACCGCATTCGCGAGCATGTGACGATCAACACGGGCACCGCGGGTGGCGGCGGCGTGACTAGAATCGGGGACGATTGTCTCTTGATGGCGGGTTGCCATATCGCCCATGATGCCCATCTCGGGAACCGCGTTATTATCGTGAACAGCACGGCGATTGCGGGCCATTGCATCATCGAAGACGACGTCATCGTCGGCGGTCTGTGCGGCGTGCATCAATTCGTCAGGATCGGGCGGGGTGCAATCATCGGCGCCTTGACGATGGTGACCAATGACGTGATCCCCCACGCGCTTGTGCAGGCCCCGCGCGGCAAGCTCGACGGTCTTAACCTTGTCGGGCTCAAGCGGCGCGGCGTGGACCGCTCGGATATTACCGCGCTTCGGGCTGCGTTCCAGATGCTCAAGGACGGTGAAGGCACCTTCCTTGAACGGGCCGAGCGGCTCAAGCATGAAAGCGAAAGCACCTATGTTCAGGAGATGGTCGAGTTCATTCTCGGGCATTCCGACCGAAGCTTTCTCACACCGAGCTGA
- the fabZ gene encoding 3-hydroxyacyl-ACP dehydratase FabZ produces the protein MSEPVTTADIMLIQKILPHRYPFLLVDRVVDINGTTSATGIKNVTMNEPHFQGHFPGNPIMPGVTIVEAMAQTAAVMVGATMGLTDNNLLVYFMAIDGCKFRRKVVPGDVLKMNVETTRGKPGAKVWKFKGVATVDGEMAAEAEFTAMMDLPA, from the coding sequence ATGAGCGAGCCCGTCACCACCGCAGATATCATGCTGATCCAAAAGATCCTGCCACATCGCTATCCGTTCCTTTTGGTGGATCGTGTGGTCGACATCAACGGGACGACTTCGGCGACAGGTATCAAGAACGTCACGATGAACGAGCCGCATTTTCAGGGGCACTTTCCCGGAAATCCCATCATGCCGGGTGTGACAATTGTCGAGGCGATGGCTCAGACGGCCGCTGTCATGGTCGGAGCGACCATGGGGCTGACCGATAACAATCTGCTGGTCTATTTCATGGCGATCGACGGTTGCAAATTCCGCCGCAAAGTCGTCCCCGGTGACGTTCTCAAAATGAACGTGGAGACCACGCGCGGCAAGCCCGGCGCAAAGGTCTGGAAGTTCAAAGGTGTCGCAACCGTAGACGGCGAAATGGCAGCAGAAGCCGAATTCACCGCTATGATGGACCTGCCTGCGTAA
- a CDS encoding OmpH family outer membrane protein, whose protein sequence is MTLRPLFVTLALLFAGAGHAQTTVSGDVSAAQSSVLTVDVEALFGGSLFSATFDAQYQQKAEALLAENLKIETALTEEEKSLTARRPTMTPEAFRAEAEAFSTKVDAIRAAQDTKEAELRASVSEAEQRFIEAVSPILGQMMAERGAVVILDRRTVFLTRSVADITQEAIERINAELGDGAALLDPAQ, encoded by the coding sequence ATGACCCTGAGACCGTTATTCGTGACCTTGGCGCTCCTCTTTGCAGGAGCGGGCCATGCGCAGACGACGGTTTCGGGGGATGTTTCTGCGGCCCAATCCAGTGTGCTGACCGTCGATGTCGAAGCGCTCTTTGGCGGCTCGCTTTTCAGCGCGACCTTTGATGCGCAATACCAGCAAAAGGCCGAGGCGCTGCTTGCCGAGAACCTCAAGATCGAAACCGCGCTGACCGAAGAGGAAAAATCGCTGACAGCACGGCGTCCCACTATGACGCCCGAAGCGTTTCGCGCCGAGGCAGAGGCCTTTTCGACCAAAGTGGACGCCATTCGTGCCGCTCAGGACACCAAAGAGGCAGAGCTTCGTGCCAGCGTGTCCGAAGCGGAACAGCGCTTTATCGAAGCGGTGAGCCCGATCCTCGGGCAGATGATGGCCGAACGCGGCGCTGTGGTCATCCTCGACAGGCGGACTGTTTTCCTGACCCGTTCGGTTGCCGATATCACGCAAGAAGCCATCGAGCGCATCAATGCCGAGCTTGGCGATGGTGCTGCCTTGCTCGACCCTGCGCAATAG